A part of Eremothecium sinecaudum strain ATCC 58844 chromosome VII, complete sequence genomic DNA contains:
- the CCA1 gene encoding tRNA adenylyltransferase (Syntenic homolog of Ashbya gossypii AGR118W; Syntenic homolog of Saccharomyces cerevisiae YER168C (CCA1)), with product MTRVLVNPLRLSDVEKKICRVIKDYCNYYNNVKVKPEEKLVARIAGGWVRDKLLGLESDDIDIVVNNMTGETFVTGLLEYFNKQGQLSNAKVYKIKKNPEKSKHLATCSTKLFDISIDFVNLRSEEYSDHSRVPVAEFGTPLQDVTRRDATLNALFYNIIENQVEDLSGRGLKDLEDGFLRTPMPPRQTFLDDPLRILRLIRFASRFQFVIDPEAIEAAKQPDILTSFEKKVSRPRIGTEVHKILSGPDPLYGIRLMHQVDLIKKIFSYDGKLDGTVIERSKDMNAFIPLLLNQLKPLLRDFEGLAAKYSSPNFRECYLLSMILSPLYGIQVDSGKLSLTEKILKDGLHFGNAVADVIKVAVDSIPRYDKMVENYAEWTRAQIGSVLRTLKEHRELCHYVALTYRYLIETDENSKKLSLDMYQKFEEYVREAELQNVYKLVPLMNGKELIQLYATKSGVWMSKAMSDIINWQMDHPNGTKEELKSWLLEVKSNYVPV from the coding sequence ATGACCAGGGTGCTTGTAAATCCTTTACGCCTCTCAGATGTCGAGAAGAAGATTTGTAGGGTTATAAAAGATTACTGTAACTATTACAACAATGTGAAAGTGAAACCTGAAGAGAAACTTGTCGCTAGGATTGCTGGTGGCTGGGTGCGTGATAAGTTATTAGGATTGGAATCTGATGACATTGATATTGTTGTGAATAACATGACAGGTGAAACGTTTGTCACTGGTTTACTTGAATACTTTAATAAACAAGGTCAACTATCCAACGCTAAAGTATATAAGATTAAGAAAAATCCAGAAAAGTCCAAACATCTTGCAACATGTTCTACGAAGTTATTTGATATATCAATTGATTTTGTCAATTTACGTTCTGAGGAGTATAGCGATCATTCTAGAGTCCCTGTTGCTGAATTTGGTACTCCACTTCAAGATGTAACGCGGCGAGATGCGACGCTTAATGCCCTATTTTACAATATTATTGAAAATCAGGTAGAGGACCTAAGTGGGAGAGGTCTCAAGGACCTTGAGGATGGGTTTCTTCGTACACCAATGCCACCAAGACAAACTTTCCTTGATGATCCATTACGTATCCTCCGTTTGATCCGTTTTGCTTCACGTTTCCAGTTTGTCATTGATCCAGAAGCAATTGAAGCTGCCAAGCAACCTGATATTCTTACGTCCTTTGAGAAAAAGGTTTCAAGGCCTCGTATAGGTACTGAAGTACACAAGATACTATCTGGGCCGGATCCTTTATATGGTATTCGTTTGATGCATCAGGTTGACCttattaaaaaaatattCTCATATGATGGGAAATTAGACGGTACTGTAATAGAACGCTCAAAGGATATGAATGCATTCATTCCACTGCTTCTAAATCAATTAAAACCTTTGCTCCGGGATTTTGAAGGTCTTGCTGCGAAATATTCAAGCCCAAACTTCCGTGAATGTTACTTATTGTCTATGATTTTATCCCCTCTATACGGAATACAAGTTGATTCAGGAAAATTGAGTCTCACAGAAAAAATCTTGAAGGATGGTTTACATTTTGGAAACGCTGTTGCTGATGTTATCAAAGTTGCCGTAGATTCCATTCCACGTTATGATAAAATGGTTGAGAACTACGCTGAGTGGACTCGCGCTCAAATCGGCAGCGTCTTAAGAACTCTTAAGGAACACAGGGAACTCTGTCATTATGTTGCTCTAACTTACAGGTATTTGATAGAGACTGATGAGAATAGTAAAAAGTTATCGCTAGATATGTACCAGAAATTCGAAGAATACGTCAGAGAAGCAGAACTTCAAAATGTTTATAAATTGGTACCACTAATGAATGGTAAAGAACTTATTCAACTATATGCAACTAAAAGTGGTGTGTGGATGAGTAAAGCTATGAGTGATATCATTAACTGGCAAATGGACCATCCTAATGGTACTAAGGAAGAACTAAAGTCATGGTTGTTGGAAGTGAAGAGCAATTATGTTCCAGTGTGA
- the BCK2 gene encoding Bck2p (Syntenic homolog of Ashbya gossypii AGR119C; Syntenic homolog of Saccharomyces cerevisiae YER167W (BCK2)) produces MKPHKTPSSRMVSDESTSKWKIPHYYKKSSTMTQEVFTDLSAIAAANTANNSSPTLTLNGGNNRINIMNTPVPVLLEDPDQPKTRKAQKAKAKKNGKMVFVNFTVQDTSESPKKAKPSRRENMLRMFKRNDNNKIVTQELKVLESPSVIDSRSTPSTTPNSASKRSYSSYLECGKIGSSAISSAGSMKSKLNSASPIQNGMANLAGDEFGLQRSACNSMSSSLRSNSRPRIRRSMSANVVLHGRSDGPGLSPAATSNSPSGLCPPTHPQREQNGKIDLLKKRFLRTANNLHSEVNSGLNSSRIELPLSASSSKGNNKFRTLSANEHQGIKYAPNYEYDDIENNNGETEYYTHYLDPYCRYEDATSETDISHSTLTNLNLHRSNTFSNSSFNVDENDASIAFSRMFTRKRANTGGSVSSIVSNSQIVSPCNIPGNTSVNSIQSLLYSPIRSHSPGRSRSNTKCSSNTRIPCEPSSKCLSSISTGTATNQQPQSIHKSDSIIEMGSYIDTHVRQRYSHKKKQESILESLKQYQQSSTSGGVTPTFSHVSNSSISDVNFPNVPYTEYCGMWTIENDNFINNLYDEQSLPAVNGIPTTTIEENEEAEPQMVPITIASNTKRDFEPPGRSISTSESSYQYLHDSQSVGLVHTRVGSPSINLMNMENKQQQQHLKQTPYSSESNELCEDLVASDNNPLESYVEFDLENALTILSTENEVPLDVTTDKSSNSTLNQKKVLSSATGVDMISSTLEVDNCNSQGDVKDNDQGQNNHSHQFSRHNYKFQDLDIPHLRNDFYTFMENKDI; encoded by the coding sequence ATGAAGCCTCACAAAACTCCTTCATCAAGAATGGTCTCCGATGAGTCCACTAGCAAGTGGAAAATTCCACACTATTACAAGAAATCCTCGACGATGACACAGGAAGTTTTTACAGATCTCAGTGCGATAGCGGCTGCGAATACTGCTAATAATAGTTCTCCCACTCTCACTTTAAATGGTGGTAACAATAGAATCAATATCATGAACACACCTGTTCCTGTGCTATTGGAAGACCCGGACCAACCGAAGACGCGAAAGGCGCAGAAAGCCAAGGCGAAAAAGAACGGCAAGATGGTTTTTGTAAACTTTACGGTACAAGATACATCCGAGTCACCGAAGAAAGCCAAGCCTTCGCGCCGAGAAAATATGCTGCGTATGTTCAAGCGTAATGACAACAATAAAATCGTAACCCAAGAATTGAAGGTGCTGGAGTCACCATCTGTTATTGATTCACGTTCTACGCCGTCTACCACGCCAAACTCTGCATCAAAGAGAAGTTACAGTTCGTATTTGGAATGCGGCAAGATTGGTAGTAGTGCCATCAGCAGCGCTGGAAGCATGAAGAGTAAACTAAACAGCGCTTCTCCTATCCAAAATGGCATGGCAAATTTAGCTGGAGACGAATTTGGTCTTCAACGCTCAGCTTGTAATAGTATGTCAAGCTCTCTACGTTCAAATTCAAGACCACGCATAAGACGATCCATGAGTGCCAATGTTGTTCTGCATGGTAGAAGTGATGGCCCTGGCCTTTCACCAGCGGCAACGAGCAATAGTCCGTCCGGATTGTGTCCGCCTACCCATCCGCAACGGGAACAAAATGGTAAGATtgatttattaaaaaagAGGTTTTTACGAACTGCTAATAACTTGCATTCTGAAGTAAATTCGGGCCTAAACAGCTCGAGAATTGAACTTCCGCTGTCGGCATCCTCTAGCAAAGGCAATAATAAATTTAGAACCCTCTCTGCTAATGAACATCAAGGGATAAAATATGCCCCTAATTATGAGTACGACGATATTGAGAATAACAATGGTGAGACCGAATACTATACCCATTACTTAGATCCTTACTGTAGGTATGAAGACGCTACGTCAGAAACAGATATTAGTCATTCAACTTTAACGAATCTCAATTTGCATAGGTCCAATACCTTTTCTAATAGCTCATTTAATGTTGATGAAAACGATGCGTCAATAGCCTTTAGTAGGATGTTTACAAGGAAGAGAGCAAATACTGGCGGGTCCGTTAGTTCTATTGTATCAAACTCACAAATCGTGTCTCCCTGTAACATTCCTGGCAACACGAGTGTAAATTCTATTCAATCACTACTTTATTCGCCGATAAGATCACACTCACCTGGCAGATCAAGGTCCAACACAAAATGTTCTTCAAACACTAGAATACCTTGCGAACCATCCTCCAAATGCTTATCAAGCATTTCGACTGGAACTGCTACGAACCAACAGCCACAATCCATACACAAATCAGATTCTATCATTGAGATGGGTTCCTATATTGACACCCATGTAAGGCAACGCTATTCACACAAGAAGAAGCAGGAATCGATCTTAGAATCACTCAAACAATACCAACAGTCCTCAACTTCTGGTGGTGTTACGCCTACATTTTCACATGTGTCGAATTCAAGCATATCTGATGTCAACTTTCCAAATGTACCTTACACAGAATATTGTGGCATGTGGACTATCGAGAATGATAACTTTATTAATAATCTATATGATGAACAAAGCCTACCTGCAGTAAACGGAATACCAACCACTACTATAGAAGAAAACGAGGAGGCTGAACCCCAAATGGTCCCTATAACAATAGCCAGTAATACTAAGAGAGATTTTGAACCGCCTGGACGGTCAATTTCTACAAGTGAATCCTCATATCAATATTTGCATGATTCGCAAAGCGTTGGTTTGGTGCATACAAGGGTAGGCTCGCCAAGCATTAACTTAATGAACATGGAAAACaagcagcaacagcagcatTTAAAACAAACTCCGTATTCTTCAGAGTCGAATGAATTATGCGAGGATTTAGTTGCTAGTGATAATAATCCTTTAGAAAGCTATGTGGAATTTGATCTAGAAAACGCCCTTACTATATTATCTACGGAAAATGAAGTACCATTGGATGTAACTACAGATAAAAGTTCCAACAGTACTCTTAACCAAAAGAAGGTACTATCATCAGCCACAGGTGTGGATATGATATCTTCTACATTAGAGGTTGACAATTGCAATTCCCAAGGAGATGTGAAAGATAACGATCAGGGGCAGAATAACCACTCACACCAATTTTCTCGACACAACTACAAGTTCCAAGATTTAGATATACCGCATTTGAGGAACGATTTCTATACCTTCATGGAGAATAAGGACATATAA